One Brevibacillus choshinensis genomic window carries:
- the queF gene encoding preQ(1) synthase, which yields MANQQERDLSSLTLLGNQGTTYPQTYDPSVLESFDNKHPYRDYFVKFNCPEFTSLCPITGQPDFATIYISYIPDIKMVESKALKLYLFSFRNHGDFHEDCVNIIMNDLIKLMDPRYIEVWGKFTPRGGISIDPYCNYGKPGTKYEEMAMHRLMNHDMYPEKVDNR from the coding sequence GGCAACCAGGGCACGACCTATCCGCAAACGTACGATCCAAGCGTGCTGGAGTCTTTTGACAACAAGCACCCGTACCGCGATTACTTCGTGAAATTCAACTGCCCGGAATTCACCAGCCTGTGCCCGATTACCGGACAGCCTGACTTTGCGACGATTTACATCAGCTACATTCCCGACATCAAAATGGTGGAAAGTAAAGCCCTCAAGCTGTATCTGTTTTCTTTCCGCAATCACGGTGATTTCCACGAGGATTGCGTGAACATCATCATGAACGACTTGATCAAGCTGATGGATCCCCGCTATATCGAGGTATGGGGCAAATTCACCCCGCGCGGCGGCATTTCCATCGATCCGTATTGCAACTACGGCAAGCCAGGGACCAAGTACGAGGAAATGGCAATGCATCGGTTGATGAATCACGATATGTACCCGGAGAAAGTGGATAATCGGTAA